A region from the Oceanidesulfovibrio marinus genome encodes:
- a CDS encoding peptide-methionine (S)-S-oxide reductase MsrA encodes MRTRVGYAGGKLQNPTYHQLGNHTETLEIVFDPEIISYDELLDEFWRDHNPTTPAFSQQYKSVIFYHSEAQREAAEQGKARREAQSGKTVYTEILPAPVFWPAEDYHQKYMLRRFGPIASEYYAIYPDAAEFRDSTAVARVNGYLGGYGSSDNLNNELPSLGLSPEAQQMLRDAVQGR; translated from the coding sequence GTGCGCACCCGCGTGGGCTATGCCGGTGGTAAGTTGCAGAACCCTACGTACCACCAGCTCGGCAATCATACCGAAACGTTAGAGATTGTTTTTGATCCTGAGATAATATCATACGACGAGCTGCTGGACGAATTCTGGCGCGACCACAACCCGACTACGCCTGCGTTCTCCCAACAGTACAAATCGGTGATCTTCTACCACTCCGAGGCGCAGCGGGAAGCGGCCGAGCAGGGCAAGGCCAGGCGCGAGGCGCAGTCGGGCAAGACCGTGTATACGGAAATATTGCCTGCTCCGGTGTTCTGGCCGGCAGAGGATTATCATCAGAAGTACATGCTGCGGCGGTTCGGTCCCATCGCCTCGGAATATTACGCCATTTATCCGGATGCAGCGGAGTTCCGGGACTCCACGGCCGTGGCGCGGGTCAACGGCTATCTCGGTGGATACGGCAGCAGCGATAATCTCAATAACGAGCTGCCGTCATTAGGACTTTCTCCGGAAGCACAACAAATGCTGCGCGATGCCGTACAGGGGCGCTGA